A segment of the Bacillus sp. es.034 genome:
GTACAAGCTGCTTCAAAAGAGATCTCACAGCTTGATGATGTAGAGTTCGTTGAACCAGTCCAGCAGTATAAGGCTTTATCAACGGATGCTCAATATCCGTACCAATGGTCCCTTGATAACAAAGGAGACAACGGTGGGACACCAGATGCCGATATTCAATACGAAGAGCTTCAAGAACTTCTTAAGGATAAAAATCTTAAGGATACGGTCATTGCAGTAGTCGATACTGGAGTGGATCACACCCTTGCCGATCTAAGCAATGCTGTCCTGAAAGATGAAGGCTATAATTTTGTAGGCCGTAATTCGGATGCCACGGATGACCACGGCCATGGAACACATGTATCGGGCATTATCGCAGCAGAGGCGAATAATCACTATTCCATGGCAGGAATCAACCCTCATGCGAAGATACTTCCTGTTAAAGTACTTGATGCTTCAGGAAGCGGTGATACGGAACAAATCGCTTACGGAATCAAATATGCCGTCGATCACGGAGCACAGGTCATTAATTTAAGTCTTGGCGGTTCATATAGCCGTGTCATCGAGTATGCGCTGAAATATGCCCATGACCACGGTGTGACCGTCGTAGCCGCAACCGGTAATGACGGGATGGAAGGCATTTCTTACCCCGGCTCCTCAAAATATGTCGTGTCTGTCGGGGCGACGAATAATATGGATCTTGTCTCGGATTACTCAAACTTTGGAAATGGAATCGATCTTGTGGCACCTGGGACGAATATCCCAAGTCTTATGCCCGATGGAAACGTAACGTATATGAGTGGAACGTCCATGGCGACGCCTCACGTGGCGGCGGTAGCCGGTTTGCTGCTATCCCAGGATGACGGGTTGACGCCTGCTCAAGTAGAAAGGGTATTAACAAGGACAGCCCTTGATATTTCGTTCAGTGAAGAAGATAACCCGGGTGATGGTTACTACTACGAAGAGGAGTATCCATACCCTGCAGAAATGGTCCTTCCGGGATATGATACTGTATCCGGCTGGGGGAGACTGGATGCTTTAGGTACCGTGACAGGGATTGCTCAAGCGAATATTGGCACGGAACGGATCTTCGGAAGTGATCGTTATGAAACGGCCGTGAAGATTTCAAGTAAAGGCTGGGAGCAATCGGATGTAGCAGTTATCGCGACGGGACGTAACTATCCGGATGCACTAAGCGCCACACCGCTTGCTTATCACCACGATGCACCATTACTCTTAACCAATACTTCAACCCTTCCTAAGTCGGTGAAGGACGAAATGAAGCGCCTGAAAGTGAAGAAGGTGCTACTGGTTGGAGGGAAATCGGTCATTACGGCAAATGTCGAAAAAGAAGTGAAGGATTTAGGAATCAAGACGGTTTCTCGCATCAGTGGAGCCGACCGTTACGAAACGTCCGTGAAAATCGCTGAGCAATTAGGCTTCACGGATCGGGCAGTCGTGGCAACCGGCCAAAGCTTCGCAGACGCCCTTTCCATTGCCCCGATAGCGGCTAGATTGGAAATGCCGATTTTATTAACATCGAAGCACGGCACACCTGATTCTGTTCAGAGTTATATTGAAGAAAGCATGTTCGAGCAGTTCTATGTTATCGGCGGTGAATCGGCCATTCCGGAAATGGTGGCTGAAGAGTTCATGAACTATGAACGATTGAGTGGAAGTGACCGTTATGAAACGAATAGCAGCATCATCAGCTATTTCGCCGGCGAACTGAACATGACCACACCTTTCATTGCAACTGGAAAGAACTATCCGGACGCACTTGCCGGTTCTGCCCTGGCAGCAGTAGAAGGAAATCCTGTCGTTTTGACTCATCCGAAAGAGGCACAGTTTACAACGATGGATACCCTTGCTATGTTCGCTCCTGTTACGGATCAGTATTATATCCTCGGTGGGGAAGGAGCCATCTCGGATTCGGTGGTTGAATCACTCTTAGCACAATAAAATAGTAATCCTCAATTGATATCTTCATGTATCAATTGGAGGATTTTTTTTTGCTTGCATAAGCATTCTTTCGACACTATCTCCCAGGAAATAATCCATTTCCTCAAATTGTGAGATTTTTCTCAAAAAATAACAAATATAAATGGAAATATTCTAGAATTGGTATATAATAGTAATAAAGTCTCATATCTAAGAAGATTCTGATAATAGAGGCTTATGAAAAAAGGAAAAAGGATGGTGTTTGATTTGAAAGGTTTAAAAGAGATGGTTACTCGTAGGACTGTGGCAATTTGTCCAGCGTATGATGGGGTTCATCAGTCGGTCCTCCATGACTTTGATAGGAGAAAGACGCACAGTGAAAAATCCTCCATGGAAATTCTGGACGAATCCTGTATGACTTACAGGTCTACGTACGATGGAAGGATCAAAGCCGTCCGGCATGCATTTGACTACCTAAGAAAAACACCTCTTATGATCTGCCCGCAGCAATACATCTATGCGATACCCACCATGGCCCCAACCGAATTTGAATGTATGTGGCTTTTCTGTCAGCATATACAATCCACCTCTACCAGAGAAGGAAAAACCTATGTGCATTTCACAAACGGAGAACAGCTTGAAATCAACTGTTCAGAAAGTGTCATCACCAAGCAAAGGGAGAGGGCAGCCATCACCATGACCCACTTCTCCACCATCCCGTCCATCTCATCCATGAACCGCAACGAAACCGGACTCCATCTCCCTGGATTCCACTCACCCTATCACAACCTGGACGAACTCGGCGCAGATCTCTGAGGGACGGACCTCTAACTGAATATCAAATAACAGGAGTAGGAAACGTGTTCCAACTCCTATTTGTCGTTCATTGAAATAGAAAACTTCCCCACTATTCCCATCAAAAACAATGGTCTAATCTAAAATTTAATTTCATATAATACAAAATGTAATTGAAATATTATTTTAAAAACGAGTATAATAAAATTAATGAAAACGCATACAGATTTCTGGGAGGAATGACTTGTGAAAGAAGATAATGTTTTTGAATTATCAACAGAGAAGGTGAATCAGAATACGCTCGGGATCGATACAGCGAGTACCGGCGATATTCTTCACATGATGAATGAGGAAGATCAAAAGGTGGCGGAAGCAGTCCGGCTCGTCATCCCCAAAATAGAAGAAGTAGTCGATAAGGTCGTGGCATCCATCTCTCAAGGCGGAAGATTGATTTACATGGGGGCCGGCACCAGCGGAAGGCTCGGTGTCCTGGATGCGGTGGAATGCCCGCCGACGTTCAGCGTGGACAGTGACGTCGTCGTCGGGTTGATTGCAGGCGGTGAAAAGGCGTTCGTGAAGGCTGTGGAAGGAGCCGAAGATGATGAGGGGTTAGGCGTATCGGATCTGAAAGGAATCGAGCTGACTCCTAAGGACACGGTTGTCGGGATCGCAGCAAGCGGACGTACCCCTTATGTCATCGGGGGACTGAAATATGCAAGGGAGCTAGGTGCGACGGCAGTGGCTCTTTCCTGTAATACAGGCTCGAAAATTTCTGCCGAAGCGGGGCTTGCCATCGAAGTGGATGCAGGTCCCGAAGCACTGACAGGATCCACACGGTTAAAAGCGGGTACGGCTCAGAAAATGGTGCTGAATATGATTTCCACAGCAAGTATGATCAAGCTGGGAAAAGCCTACGGCAACCTGATGGTGGATGTGAATATCAGCAACTACAAGCTTGAGCAGCGGGCGATCGGCATCATCGAGAGCATCACGGGGGCTGATAAAGAAACGGCAGCAGCGACATTGAAGAAGGCGAATAACGAAGTGAAACCTTCTATTGTGATGATTACCCTCGGCTGCGGGTACGAAGAAGCGAAGAATCGCCTGGAAGATGCCAACGGATATGTCCGGCTGGCCATTGAAAAATAGTCTATTTGTATAGGGGTACCTGTCCCCTCCCATTCATAGACATTAAATGGGGGGAAGAATCAATAGAAAGAAGGAACGAAAGGGGAAGGTGAAATTGACGAATAAAGAACTGGCTGGAGTCCTGTTGGAACGGTTTGGCGGTGCTGATAATATCGCAAGCTATGAACATTGTATGACGAGATTAAGAGTGAGAGTGTACAACGAAGACCTCATTCAGATAGCAGAAATCAAAAAAACCGAGGGTGTCCTCGGGTTCGTGGAGGATGAAACATACCAGGTCATTCTTGGACCGGGTAAGGTCAATAAGGTGACGGAAGAATTCGGGAAGCTCGTTGCCTCCACAAAAGGGGATCTTGACCTGAAGGCACGTGCAGCAGAGCAAAAGGCTGACCTGAAGAAAAAGAACGCGACGCCATTCAAGCTGCTGCTAAGACGCGTGGCGAATATCTTCATTCCCCTCATCCCTGCGCTGATTGCGTCAGGGTTGATTACCGGATTCACGAAGTTCTTCGTGCAGGCAGGCTTGCTGAACGGGGAATCCCAGCTGGTCATGATGCTTTCCATCATCGGAAGTGGATTATTCGGGTATCTTGGCATTCTTGTCGGGATGAATGCGGCGAAGGAATTCGGCGGATCGGCGGCACTCGGTGGTTTAGCCGGGATTCTGATCATCAATCCCGCGATTGGTGACGTGACACTGTTCGGAGAAAATCTGCTGCCTGGACGGGGCGGGTTGATCGGAGTTTTGATTGCAGCCATCTTCATGGCGTTTGTTGAAAAGAACGTTCGAAAGGTCATTCCTCAGGCGGTCGATATCATTGTGACGCCGACGATAGCGTTACTCGTTACAGGTTTATTGACGTATACGGTATTTATGCCTGTTGGTGGTTTTATTTCAGACATTATTACAAATGGTCTTCTTTCTCTTATTGACATGGGCGGCCTTGTTGCAGGATTCGTCCTTGGCGCAACCTTCCTGCCACTCGTTGTGACAGGCTTGCATCAAGGGTTGACGCCTGTGCATTTGGAACTGATCAATACGATTGGGGACGATCCGCTATTGCCGATCCTTGCCATGGGTGGAGCCGGTCAGGTCGGGGCGGCATTTGCCATCTTCATGAAAACGAAAAAGAAGAAGCTTAAGCGGGCAATCGGCGGGGCGCTTCCTGCCGGGATGCTTGGAATCGGTGAGCCATTGATTTTCGGTGTCACCCTTCCATTAGGAAGACCGTTCCTGACGGCTTGTTTAGGAGCAGGCTTCGGTGGAGCATTCCAGGCGTACTTCGATGTGGCAACGTTCGCCATCGGGGTTTCCGGTCTGCCGTTGATCTTCTTAGTCAACGCTGGAGAAATTCTCTACTATACTCTTGGACTATTGATTGCCTATGCAGCAGGATTTGCATTGACGTACCTGTTTGGATTCAAGGATGAAATGGCGAGTGAGTTTGAATGATCGGAATTTCCGTCTATCTGTCAGATGAAGATGCCTCGGCGTCCGGTGTCAAACTCGCTTTTACCTCCCTTCATATCCAGGAAGAATCAGGCATAAGTCCTGAGCGGGTAAGGGGGCTCCTGTCCCTTTTTAAAAGGGAAGGATTCCAGGTATTTGCCGATGTGTCGAAGAAGACGCCTCCTATGCTTGGGCTTCATCACTTTGAAGAACTGAAGGAACTGGGTGTCACGTCCCTGAGACTGGACGATGGATTCACGACGGATGAAATGCTCGGGCTATCCCGTCATTTTCGGATCGCCATCAATGCCAGTACCGTTGAAGAAAAAGAACTGCAGCGGTGGATCGATTGCGGCCTGGAAACAGGAAACATGATTAGTTGGCATAATTTTTATCCGAAACCGGAAACGGGTCTGGATGAGGAGTATTTCCTGAAGCAACAAGACTTGTATGATAGGCTCGGAATTCCTGTCTATGCGTTTATACCAGGAGATGAAAAAAAGCGGGGTCCCCTCCATCTAGGGCTGCCTACACTCGAAGATCATCGCGGCCAAAGTCCTTATGTCAGCGCCGTTCAGTTGAAGCGGTGGGGTGTGACTGGAGTCTTTGTCGGCGATCCTGGGTGTTCGGGGGAACTGCTTCGAAAGCTCCATCACTTTGATCAGGAAGAGGTCATCGAGCTCTCTTACGAGGGTAGCGGTGAAATCGAAGGGGAGTATCAGCTCCGGCCGGATCCTGGTCGGGACGTACTCAGGTTGCTTGATACAAGGACGAAGGATGAGGTGCCTCCCCTTGATACAGTGGAAAGGCCGCGTGGTTCGATTACACGGGATAATGATCTGTATGGACGGTATAGTGGGGAAGTGCAGATTGTTCGGAATGACCTATTGAGAAATCCTGCTGTGAACGTGATGGGGAGAATCCGCGAAGAAGATCTTGATCTGATAGGATTATTTGAACCAGCTCAAAAGATACGCTTTAAAAGAGGGACGGACCTCATTTAGTGTCGTCCCTGTCATAAGTATTTCCATTAATGATTCATCAAATGAGAACAATAAAAAGCATGAAGAGGATGATCTTCATGCTTTTTTAAATGTCCTATGTTACTCCATAATTCCAACAGAATCAAAGCCTGCAGCCGCAGCTTCTGACTCTGCGCTGCCTTCTCCATATAAATCGACAGCAGATTGAATGATTGCTTGACGGGCAGCGCTGAAATCAGACGTAGGCGTCAAATAAACCGTCAATGCCCGGTAATAAATTTTCCCGAGCTTTTCACGTCCAATATCCTGAGCTGTCAGGTAAGCAGCATGATTGATAATCGAAGAGTTTATATGAACACCCCCATTGTCCAAAGACCGGGGAAGATCATAAAATTCATCCATATGCGAAGGATATTTGCCTTCACCATTTCCGTACTCTACATATTTTGCTCCTACTGGATACTTGCTTGGGTCACTTAAACTGCGAAGAGATTCTCTTCCGTCTGCTTTGGCAGCTGGAGCCATAATATCTTCACCGAGCTCCCAGTTCTCATCATCTATCAATGCACCGAAAATGTCTGCGTAAGCTTCATTCAGCGCACCTGATTGATAACGGTAAAGAAGATTTGCCGAATTGGAAATGACCCCATGAGTCATTTCATGGGCCGCCACGTCCAGACCGGCAGACAATGGAATCATAAATTCTCCATCCCCGTCCCCATACGTCATTTGTCGCCCGTTCCAGAAGGCGTTGTTGTAATTTGTTCCATAATGAACATAAGATACGATTGCCATACCCTTATCATCAAGGGAGTTTCTACCGTGCTCATTAAAGTAATAATCATAGACCTTCTCTGAGTTATAATGGGCATCCACAGCAGGACGATCGTAACTTGCTTTAAAGGAAGCATCCTTATTGGAGAATAATTCTCTCGAAGGGTAATCATATGTTAAGATTCCCTCCAAGTTCTCATGACTATAATCTGCCATTTGGAACCCGGTACCTGAATGCGGTTCCTTTACTTGTGAAATATGTAAAAGACGATGTTCACCTAATACCCCGGTTCCTGTCCCTGTTTGGGTTTTGATCTCATCGGCATGCATGATCCCATTATATTGGTCTATTACTTCCCCGCTTTTGGCATCCACGAACACAAACCAGTTACCAGGTTCTTCACCCAAGAAGTTTACATTCACTTTATAGGCAATATGATTTTTTCCCTCCAACGGATAAACCACAAGTTCCGATGTCGGAGTGTACTCCGTTTTTTCTGGGGCATGAACAGAGTTTTTGGCTGATTCTATTGCTTCTTTACTCGTAACGAGTGTAGCTGTATTCAGTTCATTCGTTTCCACTTGCTTATTATATGAACCATTTACGGCTATAATTTCATTGTTTTTATTATAATGAACGATGATTTCAGATCCTTCAACAGGTAGTCCATTCTTTGTTTGATGGAATCGGACATGAGTCATTCCGAGCTCATCTTTCTTTGATTCCCTTACTTCTAAACTGAATTTGGGATTCTTTATTCCGACCTTACTTTTATGTTGATCTAAATAGTTAATGGCATCATTCGAATTAGCTGCAAGACGTGACTGCTTTTCTTTTACAAAAAGAGGGACATTGGCCTTTTCGTTCCAAACTTTTGAGGTTGTATTTATTGTGTGTTCTTGAGGTTGGACGGCAAGGGCATCACTGGACGGAAGGGCAGCGGAAAAGAGAGTGGTGGAAAGGATTATTGGTGCGATTAGTATTTTTTTCAATTTTTTTCCTCCTTTAATAGCTTACGTATAAGTATAGAGAGGAAGGAAAATAATTACATGATTCATATTTATTATCTTAAAAGTCTGAAAAAATAGGTATTTTTTGGTAGTTAACGGATGATTTTTGGGTATATCTGAGTGTTTATCTCTCTTGACTCTCCCAAATTAGCTTTTTCAAATAATAGAAATGACCTGGTTTAAGTCGAATGAACAAGAATGCTGGTTGTTTTGTGGAAAAGGAAGAGAGGGATAGAAAAAAGGTTATTTGTGTAAAAAGTAGGAGTGAAAAGATAGTGAAGAGGAAATCCTGCCTTTAGATCGAGACAGGATTTATTCATCACTGATTAACATAGTTTTTAAATTGTTTCATGGTGACAGAATGAAAGATTTGATATCTTGGAATCTCATATATGTGAGATTCAGGGGTAGCTAAAGCTTCTTCGGTAGTGAACGCCATTTTGAAACCAAGTTCTTTCAGGATATTGATAGTGTCGGGTGAATATTCTCCATAAGGATAAGCGAAGGCGAGATTCTCACCTTCTAAATGAAAGAGGCTTACCCCTAAATCTTTTTTTATTGCCTTTCGCGGCTTTGACAATAAATAAGGTGTGAGTGCGCCATTCTTTTCATGATCCCGTTTATGAAGGTTATAGGTGTGACTCTCATATTGAAATACATCGCATGCCTTTGTGAGCTCTTTAGTGCTGAAGTACTGGACATAATCCGGGGTGTATGGCTGAATGCGGTTGGAAATGGATCCGGTGATCAAGAAGCTTGCAGCTTGAAAACCATACTCTTTCAATATGGGATAGGCTTCGACATAATTATCTTTATACCCGTCGTCAAAGGTTATGACGACACTTTTCTCGGGAATCTTCATATCCCGGGATAAAAAGGAATAAAGCTCCTCCAGTGTCAATGTCACAAAACCATTTTCTTTCAGGTATTTCATTTGATTTCGGAAATTCTCCGTCGTCACGATCATCGGATTAATTTCATCATCGATGTAGTGGCGTTTTGACAGGTCTTTTTTTTCTGTAATACGGTGATACGTCAGGACGGGGATGCTTTTTGCTCCTTCTCCCTTCACAGAAAATGAACGGATCTCCTGCTCTGACCCCTTGATACAGGCATCAAGGCCAAGTTCTTTGTTTTCAGGGTAGGCACCTTTGTACTCTTTGGCCAGGAGATCATATTTGTTGATGAAGAACCCGAATCCTAGGAATATAAAGCTGACAAGAAAGAGAAATCCAAAGGCAAAAGTGACTTTCATGATAAACTGCTTCATGCCCTTTTTTCTCCCTTCCACCCTACAGATCCGGATCGCTCCAGCTTATCCCACGCCTGAGGCTTGTAGAAATAAGATAATGTCCCATACACAACAAAGGCCAGGTTAATCATTCGGTAAATAAAGATTTCAAAAGGGAGGAAGAGCAGGATGCGCCCAATATCTTTTTTTGAAAATGTAATGTTATGCAGATGACAAATATAAATCGTTGTAATGCTTTGGTACATAAAAAGGAAAACCGCCGTAAACCCGAGTAGGATCAATAAAATGAAGTTTCCCCTGTTCATCAAGAGCACAAAGGGAGTGATGATGACCGGGAAGGCGTTGAGAGTGCCGATCAGAAACTGATCCAGGAGAAAGAAGATAGAGAAACGTTTTGAAAATTTGTGAAAATAACATCTGCGATAGTGAACGAGGCAATCAATAAAGGCCTTCTGCCACCGGACCCTTTGTTTGAACATATCCCTGAATGTACTGGGGCATTCCGTATAACAGATGGCACCCGGGGCAAAGGCAATCTTCTCTTTTCGTCCGTTTTCTTCGATCCACTTATGGAGCTTTAAGGTAATATCCATATCCTCTCCGATTGTGCTCCGGAACCCTTTGATTCTAAAGAGGGTCCCCCTCCTGAAGGCTCCAAAAGCTCCAGCAATCACCGTTATGGCACCGACAGTGGCCTGAGCCCGTTTATGAAGGAAGAATGCAGTTAAATATTGGAGGAACTGGTATCTTATAATGCCGCTTACCTGAAAGGTAGGTCTTAATTGATGCAGTTCACCCGTGAATGCCTGAGCTATCATGACGTTTCCACCCGAGGCGATGACTTCCCTTTCTTGGAAAACAGCATTCATTTCTGATAAGGCATTCGTTTCCAACATACTGTCTGCATCGAGGGTAATGACAATCTCATTTTTGCTAAAATTGATTCCGGCATTGAGTGCATCTGCTTTCCCACCGTTTACCTTGTCCAGTACGAAGATGCCGGAATATTTAGCAGAACGATAGACATTGAGTATTTCCTTATGCTTCAGTCTGCTGTCTACAGGTCGATAATATGCCTTCAAATCAAGGGTTTGATTCAATACCTCGAGGGTTTGGTCTATGGACCCGTCATTGACAATGACGAGCTCGGCACCACGGTGATCCTGATGAAGAAAACCTTGTATACAATTCCCGATCACCTTGTCTTCGTTATAGGCAGGGACAATGACAGAAAAGCTGTGATTCTTAAAGACGGCCTTTTTCTTCTTTTTTTCATTCTTGAAAATAGGAATGATGATATATACGGTCTGGAACAACACAAAAGCGATGAATATAGCGAATGTGAGATAGAGAAAAAACATAGCATTTATCTCTCCTTACTGTTTGCTTGATAGACCCTTACATAGTCGATCAGAAATTCTTTTGTGGAGCTATCATTAGGATCCGGTGGACCGGGCCACGTTCCGCCAATGGCTGTATTTATATAAAGAAATAAGGGGGTGTCAGGTGAATACATTTTCGTTTCAAAAACGACTTCACCATCAAGGGTCCACGAAATGTTATCCTTCTCCCAAATCAATCCATACGTGTGAAAGTCATCAGAAAAATTGGTTTCGCTAATGTATGTTGAGTAGTCTCTCTGTTTTTCTCCATTTGAATCTGTCCAGTGAACGACAAAATAAATTTCATTCGGCACCTGTCCGATATTTTCCATGATATCAATCTCAGGAAGCCATTTTTCACTATTGGAATTTACGAGCCATAAAGCAGGGAAAATTCCAGTTCCTTCAGGGATCTTTGCCCGTATTTCCACTTTTCCGTAAGTGAATTCAAAGAGATCTTCTGTGGTGATGGCCCCGGATGTGTAGTTTCTCTCTTTGAACCGTTCTTTTTTAGATTGTATAACCAGATGTCCATCCCTGATTTTCAGATTGTCAGGAGAGTAGTATTGTAACTCTTCATTCTTATCTGAAGCCCAATCCTGCAAGTTCCACCTGCTTTTGAAATCATAGCTGTCAAAATCATCGTTCCATACTAATGACCAGGGGCTTTCTTCTTTTTCTTCTGCCGATAACGCCTTTGGGGGAAGTTCCACTTCTCTTTTCATCACTTCACTTTCCTTTGTTCCCCCTTCCGTACTTTCGAATTTTTTCTTTACGGAATCAAGAAGATCTTCTTGATTAGAACAACCCGAGACTGTGAGCATCGCCAGTAATATCCCTGCTATTAATCGAATCGTACTTCCCCCTTTTTAGAGAATAAGGATATTTCCCCTTTATTAAGAACATCTTGACGCAATCCTTGGAGAATGCATTTGTTCTGTATTGAGAACAATTGTAACAAAAAAAAATAAAGGGGTAAAGAATAAACAAGTCATTGTGAAAGTAAATTTGTTTTCCCCCATATTTAATGAGTGTTGAATGTCTTCCACTGGTCGTACTCATGGATGGCCATTCCACCAAAACCGGATTGACCGGCATACCATTTGTTCGATATCCAGTTGAGCACCGTGAAATCTCTCCATTTCATCTGCTTCATCATTGAAATCCAACCTGATCCCTTGTTTCAACGGGTTTTGTAAAGAAAAAAAGACAGGTCACGACGAAGGTGATGAAATAGGTTCGTTTCTTCACTTTCCATGCTCCTTATTTGAAAAAAGATACATTATCATGCTCTCCACCAATTTTCTTCGGCAAACATGATGATCACTATAGACTATGTAAAAACACAAGAAAAGAGCCGGTCAGACCGGCTCTTTTCTTGTGTTTTTAATGATTTGTCCTTCCTTTATTCCAAGTAGCTTGATACTGCCTGCAGGGAGCTCTAAAACAGAATGTGCCTGTTTGACGGGGGAGGTTATTTTCCAGGGCTGTAAGTCTGGCACGAGTTTGATCACTTTTTGTTCTCGATCGAGGAATGCTGCGTCAATGGGGAAGTTCATAAAGAACATATGAATGGAGTTGCAAGGAATGATCCAGAGCCCTTCTTTTTCCAGGGGGCGCCTTCTAAACATCAACCCCTTTAATCTGGAGGAAAAGCGATCGGCCTTCTTTAATGAATAGGGAATTATTTGATATAAAGTGGTTTCCTCCGAGTCTTTCATCCTATCTCTCCTTTAAAAATATAAAGATAGACCTACTATACATCAGAAAACGATTGGTTCTCAATAGCGAATTATGTCGATTTTTTTATAAGCTAAGACTATTTACATGTTCATTATAATGAACTATTATGAGTGTACGAGGTAGTTCTTAAAAAAGAACAACCGGTAAAATCTAATGGACATAAAGGGAGGAAATACAAATGGTAAACAAAATGAGGCAGTTAGTGATGGAAGAGGAAGGGCAAGGGTTGTCGGAGTATGGGTTGGTGTTAGCTGGTGTAGTGACAGTAGTTGCTGCAGCAATAGTTTTATTAAGAACAGAAATTACTGATTTATTTACAAACCTCTTACCTTAATATACTTAGTTTCTACTATTTCTCAAGCCTTATTCCCAAATGAGGCTTGAGATTAAAAACGAGGTCGATTCCATTGATTATCTATACAACTCTCAGTCTGTTATTAGGCATATCCCTAATAACAGACATCAAAAATAGAAAAATATTAAACGTTGTCACTTTACCCACTATCCTAATCGGCCTCCTATTCCATTCCATTACACAAGGATGGAATGGATTTTTTTTTAGCGGTGCGGGCTTGCTGATGGGGATCGGAACACTGCTTATTCCGTTCTTACTTGGCGGCATGGGGGCAGGGGACGTGAAGCTGATGGGTGCGGTCGGGGCCCTGATGGGACCTGTGTTCACTCTAAAAGCATTTGTTGTCGTGGCCCTTATAGGAGGTTTGATTTCTTTGATCCTGATCATGAAGAAAAATGGCCTTATGGATTCTCTTAGAAGCTTATATCTCTTCCCGGTTTTGTTATCAGGAACAAAAGGAATGATTCACTTGAAGCCTGACGCGAAATCGTCCATTGCCTTTCCTTACGGTGTCCCGATCGTCATTGGAACGTTAATGACAGTGGTTTGGGGTGTTGTCTCTTGAAAAGTGAAAAAGGCCAGTCTCTTGTGGAATTTGCGTTTGTGCTGCCGCTCCTTTTATTGCTTATCTTTGGGATTGTTGATTTTGGAAGGTACTTCCACGCTGCGTTAACGGTGGACCATGCCGGCCGTGAAGCGGCGAGGGCTGCCAGTGTAGGAAAGAGTGATGTGGTGGGGGTTGCTGTGAGGAACGGTTCGAGCATCGGTTTGAGTGCCGGGCAGGTACAGTTTTCGAAATCCACAGAGGAAGCTACCGTTCGCATCGTCTACCCGGTCACATTTATTACACCTGTTATAGGATCCCTTGTTGGAACTTTACAAGTGGAAGATACCACAGTAATGAGGATTGAATGATGATGAGCCGATTAAAATCTCTATTGATGAATGAACAGGGAAATATAGCGGTGACGG
Coding sequences within it:
- a CDS encoding Flp family type IVb pilin, which encodes MVNKMRQLVMEEEGQGLSEYGLVLAGVVTVVAAAIVLLRTEITDLFTNLLP
- a CDS encoding A24 family peptidase, coding for MIIYTTLSLLLGISLITDIKNRKILNVVTLPTILIGLLFHSITQGWNGFFFSGAGLLMGIGTLLIPFLLGGMGAGDVKLMGAVGALMGPVFTLKAFVVVALIGGLISLILIMKKNGLMDSLRSLYLFPVLLSGTKGMIHLKPDAKSSIAFPYGVPIVIGTLMTVVWGVVS
- a CDS encoding TadE family protein; its protein translation is MKSEKGQSLVEFAFVLPLLLLLIFGIVDFGRYFHAALTVDHAGREAARAASVGKSDVVGVAVRNGSSIGLSAGQVQFSKSTEEATVRIVYPVTFITPVIGSLVGTLQVEDTTVMRIE